In Pan paniscus chromosome 13, NHGRI_mPanPan1-v2.0_pri, whole genome shotgun sequence, one DNA window encodes the following:
- the MRPL44 gene encoding large ribosomal subunit protein mL44, producing the protein MVFSRAMASGLVRLLQQGPRCLLAPVAPKLVPPVRGVKKGFRAAFRFQKELERQRLLRCPPPPVRRSEKPNWDYHAEIQAFGHRLQENFSLDLLKTAFVNSCYIKSEEAKRQQLGIEKEAVLLNLKSNQELSEQGTSFSQTCLTQFLEDEYPDMPTEGIKNLVDFLTGEEVVCHVARNLAVEQLTLSEEFPVPPTVLQQTFFAVIGALLQSSGPERTALFIRDFLITQMTGKELFEMWKIINPMGLLVEELKKRNVSAPESRLTRQSGGTTALPLYFVGLYCDKKLIAEGPGETVLVAEEEAARVALRKLYGFTENRRPWNYSKPKETLRAEKSITAS; encoded by the exons ATGGTTTTCTCTCGTGCAATGGCGTCCGGGCTGGTAAGATTGCTGCAGCAGGGGCCTCGCTGCCTCCTGGCTCCAGTCGCCCCCAAGCTGGTCCCTCCGGTTCGGGGAGTGAAGAAGGGATTCCGCGCCGCCTTCCGCTTCCAGAAGGAGTTAGAGCGGCAGCGCCTTCTGCGGTGCCCGCCGCCGCCCGTGCGCCG TTCAGAGAAGCCGAACTGGGATTACCATGCAGAAATACAAGCTTTTGGACATCGGTTACAGGAAAACTTTTCCTTAGATCTTCTCAAAACTGCATTTGTTAATAGCTGCTATATTAAAAGTGAGGAGGCCAAACGCCAACAACTTGGGATAGAGAAAGAAGCTGTTCTTCTGAATCTTAAAAGTAATCAAGAACTATCCGAACAAGGGACATCTTTTTCACAGACTTGCCTTACACAGTTTCTTGAAGACGAGTACCCAGACATGCCCACTGAAGGCATAAAAAATCTTGTTGACTTTCTCACTGGTGAGGAAGTCGTGTGTCACGTGGCTAGAAACTTGGCTGTGGAGCAGTTAACACTGAGTGAGGAATTCCCAGTGCCCCCAACTGTGTTACAGCAGACTTTCTTTGCAGTTATTGGAGCCCTGTTACAGAGCAGTGGACCTGAGAGGACTGCACTTTTCATCAGG gACTTCTTAATTACTCAAATGACTGGAAAAGAGCTCTTTGAGATGTGGAAGATAATAAATCCCATGGGGCTATTGGTAGAAGAACTGAAGAAAAGGAATGTTTCAGCTCCTGAATCAAGACTTACCAGGCAGTCTGGTGGCACCACAGCTTTGCCTTTGTATTTTGTTGGCTTATACTG TGATAAAAAGTTGATTGCAGAAGGACCTGGGGAAACAGTATTGGTTGCAGAAGAAGAGGCTGCTCGAGTGGCCCTTAGAAAACTTTACGGATTCACAGAAAATAGACGGCCGTGGAACTATTCCAAGCCCAAAGAAACCTTGAGAGCAGAAAAGAGCATCACTGCCAGCTAG